The Sorangiineae bacterium MSr11367 genome window below encodes:
- a CDS encoding J domain-containing protein, whose amino-acid sequence MSLGSVRPQDAEKPRVSKATVFVSDPSVEAERISQALRNDGYMVVDVPLAMLVARVAVQRPRVVLVDADADGALETVARMRELPDGESIDVLYIGRAPLEAAYDSPSHAQSFVARPVDVAALVKKVDSLRQRAMEMSAELSAHVPSGPHQVAPAASELSAVAEVSRESRESRELPPPSSRRSSPPPPSNRSFAILPPPSMRAERPSQPPASMGSLASLSSLSSLSSMASMPSNVPLAGFSARNALVAQRLASLQGPLSNELAQLLAEAEERVGGAQVNAHESSPPSPDEEIEAVLPEEILAALDEPLVDSEGERDLGESNEGPPARATTSGGAKHTTGAEGRDRTYPAVPPPAPSVRPADAPTQPAPPEGPPRTPPMFGRALASDAIVDALSPSHETPTTPPPQDARTAPPPPQPTTGAQTLAPAAPPAIPPMAIPPPPPTPIPRLVNAPPPPVPSVLGESDAPLVLARAIASRVTGTLCFESKDGVRRAVLREGDIVTCASGVDDESLIAYLVARGDLPREKVSQLAGRFATFGRHAGAALVAQGYLRQDQLWPVLRGHAEWILGRALLIKEGTSLIEPEPPGRLRGEPSVFGGSTGAEVIVEVLRRVVAPEDALQRMGGVHSRIAEGPKPQLLTECALGPAELAILEQGRGLSIEAALATHADTDMGSVLYALSLLGVIHVARSIKSGPQSGAWGIRAGADHASPAEVDALDVDAVRARVRTRMQLVDEGDYFAILGVPRNATGYEVRRAFLELRRTFEPARLLTPRLLDLAPDVRKIVEVLEEAYEILRDSARRERYRRAIDGLPDN is encoded by the coding sequence ATGAGCCTGGGGAGCGTGCGGCCACAGGACGCGGAGAAGCCCAGGGTGAGCAAGGCCACCGTGTTCGTCAGCGATCCGTCCGTCGAGGCGGAGCGCATTTCGCAGGCCTTGCGCAACGACGGGTACATGGTGGTCGACGTGCCGCTGGCCATGCTGGTAGCGCGCGTGGCCGTGCAGCGCCCGCGTGTGGTGCTCGTCGACGCGGATGCCGACGGCGCGCTGGAGACCGTGGCCCGCATGCGCGAGCTGCCCGACGGTGAGTCGATCGACGTCTTGTACATCGGCCGGGCGCCGCTGGAGGCTGCCTACGATTCTCCGTCGCACGCGCAAAGCTTCGTGGCGCGCCCCGTGGACGTGGCGGCGCTCGTGAAGAAGGTGGACTCGCTGCGTCAGCGGGCGATGGAGATGTCCGCGGAGCTGAGTGCGCACGTGCCCTCGGGGCCGCACCAGGTCGCGCCCGCGGCGTCGGAGCTGTCCGCGGTGGCGGAGGTTTCGCGGGAGTCGCGCGAGTCGCGGGAGCTGCCGCCACCGTCGTCGCGGCGGAGCAGCCCGCCGCCGCCGTCGAATCGAAGCTTTGCGATTCTGCCGCCGCCGAGCATGCGCGCGGAGCGGCCGAGCCAGCCACCCGCGTCGATGGGCTCGCTCGCGTCCTTGTCGTCGCTCTCGTCTTTGTCGTCGATGGCATCGATGCCATCGAATGTGCCGCTGGCCGGATTCTCGGCGCGCAATGCGCTCGTGGCGCAGCGCCTCGCCAGCCTGCAAGGCCCGCTCAGCAACGAGCTCGCGCAGCTTCTGGCCGAGGCCGAAGAGCGCGTGGGCGGCGCGCAGGTGAACGCGCACGAATCGAGCCCGCCCTCGCCCGACGAGGAAATCGAGGCCGTGCTCCCGGAGGAGATCCTCGCCGCCCTCGACGAGCCGCTCGTCGATTCGGAGGGCGAGCGCGATCTCGGCGAGAGCAACGAAGGCCCGCCCGCGCGTGCGACCACATCGGGGGGCGCCAAGCATACGACCGGGGCCGAGGGGCGCGATCGCACCTACCCCGCGGTGCCGCCGCCGGCGCCCTCGGTGCGGCCGGCCGATGCTCCCACGCAGCCCGCTCCCCCGGAGGGACCCCCGCGTACGCCGCCGATGTTCGGGCGCGCGCTGGCCAGCGATGCCATCGTCGATGCGCTTTCGCCGTCGCACGAGACGCCCACCACGCCACCCCCGCAAGACGCGCGCACCGCGCCCCCGCCTCCACAGCCGACCACGGGCGCGCAGACGCTCGCACCTGCCGCGCCGCCGGCGATCCCGCCGATGGCCATTCCACCGCCGCCGCCCACGCCCATCCCGCGGCTGGTGAACGCGCCGCCACCACCGGTGCCGAGCGTGCTCGGTGAGAGCGATGCTCCGTTGGTGCTCGCGCGCGCGATTGCGTCGCGGGTGACGGGCACCCTGTGCTTCGAATCGAAAGACGGCGTTCGCCGTGCCGTCCTTCGCGAGGGCGATATCGTCACGTGCGCCTCGGGCGTCGACGACGAGAGCCTCATCGCGTACCTGGTTGCCCGTGGCGATCTTCCGCGCGAAAAGGTGAGCCAGCTCGCGGGCCGCTTCGCGACGTTCGGGCGGCACGCCGGTGCGGCGCTGGTGGCGCAGGGCTATCTGCGGCAGGACCAACTCTGGCCCGTGCTACGCGGGCACGCCGAGTGGATCCTGGGCCGCGCCCTCTTGATCAAAGAGGGCACGTCGCTCATCGAGCCGGAGCCTCCGGGGCGGCTGCGCGGAGAGCCCAGCGTCTTCGGCGGCTCCACCGGTGCGGAGGTCATCGTCGAGGTGCTTCGACGCGTGGTGGCTCCGGAGGACGCGCTCCAGCGCATGGGCGGTGTCCACTCGCGCATCGCCGAGGGACCCAAGCCGCAGCTGCTCACCGAGTGCGCCCTCGGTCCCGCCGAGTTGGCCATCTTGGAGCAGGGTCGCGGCCTCTCCATCGAGGCGGCCCTCGCCACGCACGCCGACACGGACATGGGCTCCGTGCTCTACGCGCTGTCGCTGCTCGGCGTGATTCACGTGGCGCGCTCGATCAAGAGCGGCCCCCAAAGCGGGGCCTGGGGCATTCGCGCGGGTGCCGACCATGCATCGCCCGCGGAGGTCGACGCGCTCGACGTCGATGCCGTGCGCGCCCGCGTACGCACGCGCATGCAACTGGTCGACGAAGGCGACTACTTCGCCATCCTCGGCGTACCGCGCAACGCCACGGGCTACGAAGTCCGTCGCGCCTTCCTCGAGCTTCGCCGCACCTTCGAGCCCGCGCGCCTCCTCACGCCGCGCCTGCTCGACCTCGCTCCCGACGTGCGAAAAATCGTCGAGGTGCTGGAGGAGGCTTACGAAATCCTCCGCGACTCCGCCCGCCGTGAACGCTATCGCCGGGCTATCGACGGACTTCCCGACAACTAG
- the ppk1 gene encoding polyphosphate kinase 1, with protein MAPIHGPASSGNINNGSPAYSAPHLLVSDGVPDLRSPYLYLNRELSWLEFNARVLAEGENEAVPLLERLKFHAIFASNLDEFFMVRVAGLKQQMTGEVGDLPPDGMTPAEQLSAVSLRVHALAAQQAASLETQVLPRLAEQGTLVVRPEQLSQDQLSQLDQMFHNEIFPILTPIAVDPGHPFPHLRNKSLNIGVMFAREGEGHASGFGVVQVPVMLPRLIEISGVRLPDGSLAKHAFVLLEALISRHVGTIFPGVRVKGVYSFRVTRNFDLELDEEEAEDLLQMIQQELRRRERGNAVRLEVAGEPTPGSLMKLVKALKLDPERDVYRTSSMLNVADLMRMVSRDERRELRDEPFAGYVAPPLRDAEDLFALVRENDVVLQHPYDSYDTIVDFITRAADDPDVLAIKQTLYRAGGDSPIIKALTRAAEAGKQVTAIVELKARFDEESNIQWARTLEQAGVNVVYGLLGLKTHAKCLLVVRREKGKLRRYVHLATGNYNPTTARMYTDVSLLTCKPQIGEDASSLFNLLTGYSAPPKWNSLIVAPLGLHEAVLGLIQRETEHARAGRPARIIAKMNALVDEDVIEALYRASQAGVSITLLVRGICCLRPGVPKVSDTIEVRAVVDRFLEHARVLYFANGGKEEVFIASADWMPRNFHRRVELLIPIEDAAARTRLIEVLHVQCADNVKSWFLRSDGSYMRVAPPVPGQPAVRSQQRFMELARDRVKTAETAGRPTRFHLQTMPARQLDAPRVRRRREAPPVKK; from the coding sequence GTGGCCCCGATTCATGGGCCGGCCTCGTCGGGAAACATCAACAACGGTAGTCCGGCCTACAGCGCCCCGCACCTGCTCGTCAGCGACGGGGTGCCCGATCTGCGTTCGCCCTACCTCTATTTGAACCGGGAGCTGTCCTGGCTCGAGTTCAACGCCCGCGTGCTCGCGGAGGGCGAGAACGAGGCGGTGCCGTTGTTGGAGCGGCTCAAGTTCCACGCCATTTTCGCGTCGAACTTGGACGAGTTCTTCATGGTCCGGGTCGCCGGTTTGAAGCAGCAGATGACCGGCGAGGTGGGCGATTTGCCCCCCGATGGCATGACCCCGGCCGAGCAGCTCTCCGCGGTGTCGCTCCGGGTGCACGCGTTGGCCGCGCAGCAGGCGGCGTCGCTCGAGACCCAGGTTTTGCCGCGCTTGGCGGAGCAGGGCACGCTCGTCGTGCGGCCCGAGCAGCTGTCGCAGGACCAGCTGTCGCAGCTCGACCAGATGTTCCACAACGAGATTTTCCCGATCCTGACCCCCATCGCGGTCGATCCCGGGCATCCGTTCCCGCACTTGCGCAACAAGAGCCTGAACATCGGCGTGATGTTCGCGCGCGAAGGCGAGGGCCACGCGTCGGGCTTCGGCGTGGTGCAGGTTCCCGTGATGTTGCCCCGCCTCATCGAGATCTCCGGCGTGCGCCTGCCCGATGGAAGCCTGGCCAAGCACGCGTTCGTGCTGCTCGAGGCGCTCATCTCGCGGCACGTGGGCACCATCTTTCCCGGCGTGCGCGTCAAGGGCGTCTACTCCTTCCGCGTGACCCGCAACTTCGACCTGGAGCTCGACGAGGAAGAGGCCGAGGACCTGCTCCAGATGATCCAGCAGGAGCTGCGCCGGCGCGAGCGCGGCAATGCGGTGCGCCTCGAAGTCGCGGGCGAGCCGACACCGGGATCGCTGATGAAGCTGGTGAAGGCGCTGAAGCTCGATCCCGAGCGTGACGTGTACCGCACGAGCAGCATGCTCAACGTGGCCGACTTGATGCGCATGGTCTCGCGCGACGAGCGGCGCGAGCTGCGCGACGAGCCCTTCGCCGGTTACGTGGCCCCGCCGCTGCGCGATGCCGAAGACCTCTTTGCCCTGGTGCGCGAGAACGACGTGGTGCTGCAGCACCCGTACGACTCGTACGACACCATCGTGGACTTCATCACGCGCGCCGCGGACGATCCCGACGTGCTCGCGATCAAGCAGACCTTGTACCGCGCGGGCGGCGACTCGCCGATCATCAAGGCGCTCACGCGCGCCGCGGAGGCGGGCAAGCAAGTGACGGCCATCGTCGAGCTCAAGGCGCGCTTCGACGAGGAGTCGAACATCCAGTGGGCGCGCACCCTGGAGCAAGCGGGCGTGAACGTCGTGTACGGTCTCTTGGGCCTGAAGACGCACGCCAAGTGCCTGCTCGTCGTGCGGCGCGAGAAGGGCAAGCTGCGCCGCTACGTGCACCTCGCGACGGGCAACTACAACCCGACCACGGCCAGGATGTACACCGACGTGTCGCTGCTCACGTGCAAGCCGCAGATCGGCGAGGACGCCTCGTCGCTGTTCAATTTGCTCACGGGCTACAGCGCCCCGCCGAAGTGGAACTCGCTCATCGTGGCGCCGCTCGGGTTGCACGAGGCGGTCCTTGGGCTCATTCAGCGCGAGACCGAGCATGCGCGGGCCGGACGGCCGGCGCGCATCATCGCCAAGATGAACGCGCTGGTGGACGAAGACGTCATCGAGGCGCTGTACCGCGCGTCGCAAGCGGGGGTGTCGATCACGTTGCTCGTGCGCGGCATCTGCTGCTTGCGCCCCGGCGTGCCCAAGGTGAGCGACACCATCGAGGTCCGCGCCGTCGTGGATCGGTTCCTCGAACACGCGCGCGTGCTGTACTTCGCGAACGGCGGCAAAGAGGAGGTGTTCATCGCGAGCGCCGACTGGATGCCGCGCAACTTCCACCGCCGGGTGGAGTTGCTCATTCCCATCGAGGATGCCGCCGCGCGTACCCGCCTCATCGAGGTGCTGCACGTGCAGTGCGCCGACAACGTGAAGTCGTGGTTCCTGCGCTCGGACGGGAGCTACATGCGGGTGGCGCCGCCCGTCCCTGGCCAGCCGGCGGTGCGGTCCCAGCAGCGGTTCATGGAATTGGCCCGCGATCGGGTCAAAACCGCGGAAACCGCGGGTCGGCCGACCCGGTTCCACCTGCAGACGATGCCGGCACGACAACTTGACGCCCCCAGGGTGCGACGTCGCCGGGAAGCTCCGCCGGTAAAGAAGTAG
- a CDS encoding DHH family phosphoesterase, with protein MTSKPSPSQKMTDPVRRLPVPAAAPPERARAFADTLAEAKGKHVLIALRGHPDPDGIASAMAQAHIAQRCGVAQTTIGYCHELSHRENRALVKLLGVELRKIKSVKDVGNVDFLSFVDAYDVDPDLADAEGIEVLTIVDHHRAPTPPKARFVDLRLDVGATATIFVEYLDQLAPLDSEVEDDQRIATALMHGLSTDTDDFMLARAGDFRAASEIIEVCDRDLLADLSRRLIAPSAMDVMARALASLVVRRNFAMAGIGFVSEGDRDTIAQAADFLVRREDIDTVVVYGVVGDRFIEGSLRTHSPSVDPSAWLEQAFGYDDKGRPYGGGRRDKGGFRIPIGFLGRSTDRAQLWTLVEHAMRSALLRMVGDEPATGVLVQTV; from the coding sequence GTGACCTCGAAACCCAGCCCGAGTCAAAAGATGACCGATCCGGTCCGACGTTTACCCGTTCCGGCCGCTGCGCCCCCCGAACGAGCGCGCGCATTCGCCGATACGTTGGCGGAGGCCAAGGGGAAACACGTCCTCATTGCCCTGCGCGGCCATCCCGATCCGGATGGCATTGCTTCGGCGATGGCGCAGGCCCACATCGCCCAGCGCTGTGGCGTCGCGCAGACGACCATCGGCTACTGCCACGAGCTCAGTCATCGCGAAAACCGCGCGTTGGTGAAGCTGCTCGGGGTGGAGCTTCGCAAGATCAAGAGCGTGAAGGACGTCGGCAACGTCGACTTTCTCTCGTTCGTCGACGCGTACGATGTCGATCCGGACTTGGCCGACGCCGAGGGCATCGAGGTGCTCACCATCGTCGACCATCACCGTGCCCCCACGCCGCCGAAGGCGCGCTTCGTGGATCTGCGGCTCGACGTGGGCGCCACCGCCACCATCTTCGTCGAGTACTTGGATCAGCTGGCCCCGCTCGACAGCGAGGTCGAGGACGATCAGCGCATCGCCACCGCCCTCATGCACGGCCTGTCGACCGACACGGACGACTTCATGTTGGCCCGCGCGGGCGACTTCCGCGCCGCCTCCGAGATCATCGAGGTGTGCGATCGCGATCTGCTCGCAGACCTGAGCCGCCGCCTCATCGCGCCCAGCGCGATGGACGTGATGGCCCGCGCCCTCGCGTCGCTGGTCGTGCGCCGCAACTTCGCCATGGCCGGCATCGGCTTCGTCTCCGAGGGTGACCGCGACACCATCGCGCAAGCGGCGGATTTCCTGGTGCGCCGCGAAGACATCGACACCGTGGTCGTCTACGGCGTCGTGGGCGATCGCTTCATCGAGGGCTCGCTGCGCACGCACTCGCCCAGCGTCGATCCGTCGGCGTGGCTCGAGCAAGCCTTCGGCTACGACGACAAAGGCCGCCCCTACGGCGGCGGACGGCGTGACAAGGGCGGCTTCCGCATCCCCATCGGCTTCCTCGGCCGTTCGACGGATCGGGCCCAGCTCTGGACCTTGGTCGAACACGCCATGCGCTCCGCGCTCTTGCGCATGGTCGGCGACGAACCCGCCACCGGTGTGCTCGTTCAAACCGTGTGA
- a CDS encoding PilZ domain-containing protein codes for MPDPASTARIARESLSRGLQALQSDPTVPPQLLDLAAVIAQSMGALHQIERSNGTQLLPHASIALENVRKVLSQLQSVNTSHPAVNVAMESVASSLGLVHSLHQLASSPAPLATAPLAAAPPPPPPMPPVGIAPIAPLEGAPIPLTKPLSNPHQAAFSPHPGAAPQAGPGAPAFQPPPAPPYIAQQPPPGPAFPPPPQQPVFQAPPQPQHFGGGIGPGTGPGAYPYTPPPAPNPAPPGFAPSPGPAGDLHVVSADLGTHSATNFYKGLSGNDIIDHGGLFVSTYMIPKLGTQIRLKVSLPGGYEFEANGIVRWAREQSDGSDAPPGFGAQFTQITPEARQLVYRYVRNREPLFHDDL; via the coding sequence GTGCCCGATCCCGCTTCAACCGCTCGCATCGCCCGTGAATCCCTGTCGCGTGGGCTTCAGGCCCTGCAGTCGGATCCCACGGTGCCACCGCAACTGCTCGATTTGGCCGCGGTGATTGCGCAGTCGATGGGGGCGTTGCACCAGATCGAGCGCTCGAACGGCACGCAGCTTCTCCCGCACGCCAGCATCGCGCTCGAGAACGTGCGCAAGGTGCTCAGCCAATTGCAAAGCGTCAACACGTCGCATCCGGCCGTGAACGTGGCCATGGAATCGGTGGCGTCGTCGCTGGGCCTCGTGCACTCGCTCCACCAGCTCGCGAGCTCGCCGGCACCCCTGGCCACCGCGCCCCTGGCGGCCGCGCCCCCGCCGCCTCCGCCCATGCCGCCGGTGGGGATCGCGCCCATCGCTCCGCTGGAGGGCGCGCCCATTCCGCTCACCAAGCCGCTTTCGAACCCGCACCAGGCGGCGTTCTCCCCGCATCCAGGAGCGGCCCCCCAAGCCGGGCCTGGGGCACCCGCCTTCCAGCCGCCCCCCGCTCCGCCGTACATCGCGCAGCAGCCCCCGCCTGGCCCGGCCTTCCCGCCGCCGCCCCAGCAGCCCGTGTTTCAGGCGCCACCCCAGCCGCAACACTTCGGTGGGGGCATCGGTCCAGGAACGGGTCCCGGGGCCTATCCCTACACGCCGCCGCCGGCGCCGAATCCTGCGCCGCCCGGGTTTGCGCCGTCGCCCGGTCCCGCGGGGGATTTGCACGTGGTTTCGGCCGATCTGGGCACCCATAGCGCCACGAATTTCTACAAGGGCCTCTCGGGCAACGACATCATCGACCACGGCGGGCTCTTCGTCTCGACGTACATGATTCCGAAGCTCGGCACCCAGATCCGCCTCAAGGTCTCGCTCCCGGGCGGCTACGAGTTCGAGGCCAATGGAATCGTGCGCTGGGCGCGGGAGCAGTCCGACGGCAGCGATGCCCCGCCGGGATTTGGCGCCCAATTCACGCAGATCACGCCCGAGGCGCGCCAGCTCGTGTACCGCTACGTGCGCAACCGCGAGCCCCTGTTTCACGACGATTTGTAG
- a CDS encoding penicillin-binding protein: MRRWILGLSAAAACVGLLYLVRKYPVSQTGGLFGASGSDQVEESSASHVAPTSPDGKAPRPETSASAAGFAGAPSALAGLDLLHIAFDDEGTTAPLPNQGVARLSLDPELQRMANSLLASRHLPLAAVVMVDPTTGHVLAYASHVESGPARDLCAEASAPAASVFKIVTGTALVDAEGLGPDARECYAGGGMQRIHALDLEDNPRRDRWCITLSDAMGKSINPVFARLALRRLKPKSLEEAALAYGFGQKVPFDVDVQPSSLELPPEPLEYARTAAGFFHTTLSPMQAAAISTTLARGGEAVRLRIVREAMDGEGKPIFAEPEKPSLRRIMKPETAQAVATMMEHTITEGTSYRAFRDGAGRPFLRGIAVAGKTGTLSDHESGRLFTWFTGFAPSRPVANVKPVAIATLVVNDPAWSIKANVVAREMLRTYFAQQGVEHVSRPGVATAGNPRRTPKPATGPSRREHAKTAAQPVLSAMASSRPRTSRR; the protein is encoded by the coding sequence ATGCGAAGGTGGATACTCGGACTGTCGGCCGCGGCCGCGTGCGTTGGCCTCCTTTACCTCGTACGAAAATATCCAGTCAGCCAGACCGGTGGCCTTTTCGGTGCGAGCGGGAGCGACCAGGTCGAGGAGTCCTCGGCCTCCCACGTGGCCCCGACGTCGCCCGATGGTAAGGCCCCTCGGCCCGAGACGAGCGCGTCCGCAGCAGGCTTTGCCGGCGCGCCCTCCGCCTTGGCCGGCCTCGACCTGCTTCACATCGCCTTCGACGACGAGGGCACCACCGCGCCGTTGCCCAACCAAGGTGTCGCCCGCCTATCGCTCGATCCCGAGCTGCAACGCATGGCGAACTCCCTGCTGGCGAGCCGCCATCTCCCGCTGGCCGCCGTCGTGATGGTCGACCCCACCACCGGCCACGTGCTCGCCTACGCAAGCCACGTCGAGTCGGGCCCCGCCCGCGATCTCTGCGCCGAGGCCAGTGCGCCCGCCGCCAGCGTCTTCAAAATCGTCACCGGCACCGCCTTGGTCGACGCCGAGGGGCTCGGCCCCGATGCGCGCGAGTGTTACGCGGGCGGTGGCATGCAGCGCATCCACGCCCTCGACCTGGAAGACAACCCGCGACGCGACCGATGGTGCATCACGCTTTCGGATGCCATGGGGAAGAGCATCAACCCTGTCTTCGCGCGCCTCGCCTTGCGCCGGTTGAAGCCGAAGTCCCTCGAGGAGGCCGCCCTGGCCTATGGCTTTGGGCAGAAGGTTCCGTTCGACGTGGATGTGCAGCCAAGCAGCCTCGAATTGCCGCCCGAGCCCCTCGAGTATGCGCGCACGGCGGCGGGCTTCTTTCACACCACGCTCTCCCCGATGCAGGCCGCGGCGATCAGCACCACCTTGGCCCGCGGCGGGGAGGCCGTGCGCCTCCGCATCGTGCGCGAGGCGATGGACGGCGAGGGCAAGCCGATCTTCGCCGAGCCCGAGAAGCCATCGCTTCGGCGCATCATGAAGCCCGAGACCGCGCAGGCCGTGGCCACGATGATGGAGCACACGATCACCGAGGGCACCTCGTACCGCGCCTTCCGCGATGGTGCGGGCCGCCCCTTTCTGCGCGGCATCGCCGTTGCGGGAAAGACGGGCACCCTGTCCGATCACGAATCGGGGCGCCTCTTCACGTGGTTCACCGGCTTTGCGCCGAGCCGCCCCGTGGCCAACGTGAAGCCCGTCGCCATTGCGACCCTCGTCGTCAACGATCCCGCGTGGAGCATCAAGGCCAACGTGGTCGCGCGCGAGATGCTGCGCACGTACTTCGCGCAACAAGGCGTCGAGCACGTCTCGCGACCGGGCGTTGCCACCGCCGGGAATCCTCGTCGCACGCCGAAGCCCGCGACAGGCCCGTCACGCCGTGAGCACGCGAAAACCGCCGCTCAGCCCGTGCTTTCGGCGATGGCGTCTTCGCGCCCCCGCACTTCGAGGCGATAA
- a CDS encoding HEAT repeat domain-containing protein, which yields MKGLVCAVVFASLPFASVALAEPAPKVDLASATLQYGAPGESVSIALDRSELPDAKAVRVETVALGEGRSVARVVVPSKTRKGVAWEALVAQSGVAQANAVAGKVLHSGVTGYVRGQDGDRTGTAIDVMPRGDGTSIVAVGEMREDLRLCGQETTLLAPQVVDAKTLQLRGASLQRLSRAQREGAEKIAAGLRTQAETPLGRLLVATGASTALGKPASLTDGDPATVWAEARPGTGLGEFVVMRAPSEVPITRLAITVAPPGANPTAGTAPRSFFLVTDAKTFSVTLPEDGWLKPGASYDIALKEPLRTSCVALVLDQAYARGNARPEVTIAELAAFSEFDTTGASPVSVARLLFGGGPRAQAAAGVLQRAGKRGVEGVVQAWNELDPAGRALGVDVAVRTSCEDGGPLLVASLDDKDRNVERKGREKLERCGRAAAPALLTAMRDAPVPQKARYASLLALLAPSAAVPPIAALLGQGSPADRQMLRTAFMRAARSADAAKLTELLRERRSGDPAARLELLRAMGPRVADVREDARTDLDDLLKGTPDLPMRYLALGPVAELARQGHRESVDHFVALMGHDTAWPVRARAAELALHIPGAQQELIERLRDPEPRPREAALRTIAEEHLSAAAVAVEALLARDPWTFVRVSAAGALGAMPQSPDIDASLATALEDPVPAVRVATVDALGVHRAASYAGRVRKLLDEDNSPDVRLATVRTLAQMCDANALDTFTELAAKAASPNAENELTLGLAAIDALGKIHPRDLARRLERVMSKDARAQARAAAQQAMAAPGICRR from the coding sequence ATGAAAGGCCTCGTTTGCGCCGTGGTTTTTGCATCGCTGCCGTTTGCCTCGGTTGCGCTGGCCGAGCCGGCCCCCAAGGTGGATCTCGCGTCGGCCACCTTGCAGTACGGCGCACCGGGAGAATCGGTGTCCATCGCGCTCGACCGCAGCGAGCTGCCCGACGCGAAGGCCGTGCGCGTGGAGACGGTTGCCCTCGGTGAAGGGCGAAGCGTGGCCCGCGTGGTGGTGCCTTCGAAGACGCGCAAGGGCGTAGCGTGGGAGGCTCTCGTGGCCCAGTCTGGCGTGGCCCAGGCTAACGCGGTGGCCGGCAAGGTGCTGCACTCCGGTGTGACCGGTTACGTGCGCGGACAGGACGGGGATCGCACGGGCACGGCCATCGACGTGATGCCGCGCGGCGATGGGACGTCGATCGTGGCGGTGGGCGAGATGCGCGAGGATCTGCGGCTGTGCGGGCAGGAGACGACGCTGCTCGCCCCGCAGGTGGTCGACGCGAAGACGTTGCAGCTCCGTGGTGCGTCGCTGCAGCGGCTTTCGCGCGCGCAGCGCGAAGGGGCGGAGAAGATCGCGGCGGGGTTGCGCACGCAGGCGGAGACGCCGCTCGGGCGCTTGCTCGTGGCGACGGGCGCGAGCACGGCGCTGGGGAAGCCCGCCTCGCTGACCGATGGGGATCCCGCGACTGTGTGGGCCGAGGCGCGCCCGGGGACGGGGCTCGGTGAGTTCGTGGTGATGCGCGCACCGTCGGAGGTGCCCATCACGCGCTTGGCCATCACGGTGGCGCCACCCGGGGCGAACCCCACGGCGGGGACGGCGCCGCGGTCGTTCTTTCTGGTGACCGATGCGAAGACGTTCTCGGTGACCTTGCCGGAAGACGGGTGGCTCAAACCGGGTGCCTCGTACGACATCGCGCTGAAGGAGCCGCTGCGTACGAGCTGCGTGGCGCTGGTGCTCGACCAGGCGTACGCACGCGGGAACGCGCGGCCCGAGGTCACGATCGCGGAGCTCGCGGCGTTCAGCGAGTTCGATACGACGGGGGCATCCCCCGTGTCGGTCGCGCGGCTTCTGTTCGGCGGAGGCCCCCGGGCGCAGGCGGCGGCGGGGGTGCTCCAGCGCGCGGGCAAGCGCGGGGTCGAGGGCGTGGTGCAGGCGTGGAACGAGCTCGATCCCGCAGGGCGCGCGCTCGGTGTGGACGTGGCGGTGCGCACGTCATGCGAAGACGGCGGGCCGCTCTTGGTGGCCTCGCTCGACGACAAGGACCGCAACGTGGAGCGCAAGGGGCGCGAGAAGCTCGAACGGTGCGGGCGCGCGGCCGCACCGGCGCTGCTCACGGCGATGCGCGATGCTCCGGTGCCGCAGAAGGCGCGCTACGCGTCGCTCCTCGCGTTGCTCGCGCCCAGTGCGGCGGTGCCGCCCATTGCGGCGTTGCTCGGGCAGGGATCGCCTGCGGATCGGCAGATGCTCCGCACCGCCTTCATGCGCGCTGCGCGGAGTGCGGACGCGGCGAAGCTCACCGAGCTCTTGCGCGAGCGGCGCTCGGGGGATCCGGCGGCGCGACTCGAGCTGCTGCGCGCGATGGGGCCGCGTGTCGCCGACGTGCGCGAGGATGCGCGGACGGATCTGGACGATCTTCTCAAGGGCACGCCCGATCTGCCGATGCGGTACCTGGCGCTCGGGCCCGTCGCCGAGCTGGCGCGGCAAGGTCACCGTGAATCGGTGGACCACTTCGTGGCGTTGATGGGGCACGACACGGCGTGGCCGGTGCGGGCGCGCGCGGCCGAGCTCGCGCTGCACATTCCGGGCGCGCAGCAGGAGCTCATCGAGCGGCTACGCGATCCGGAGCCGCGCCCGCGCGAGGCTGCCCTGCGCACCATCGCCGAAGAGCACCTCTCCGCCGCAGCGGTGGCGGTGGAAGCGTTGCTCGCGCGCGATCCGTGGACCTTCGTGCGCGTCTCGGCGGCGGGGGCCTTGGGGGCCATGCCGCAATCGCCGGACATCGACGCGTCGCTGGCCACGGCGCTCGAGGATCCCGTCCCCGCCGTGCGCGTCGCCACGGTGGACGCGCTGGGCGTGCACCGCGCGGCATCGTACGCGGGCCGCGTGCGCAAGCTGCTCGACGAGGACAACTCCCCCGACGTTCGCCTCGCCACCGTGCGCACCCTCGCGCAAATGTGCGACGCCAACGCGCTGGACACCTTCACCGAGCTCGCGGCCAAAGCCGCCTCCCCCAACGCCGAAAACGAGCTAACCCTCGGCCTCGCCGCCATCGACGCCCTGGGAAAGATCCATCCGCGCGACCTCGCCCGCCGCCTCGAGCGCGTCATGTCCAAAGACGCCCGCGCCCAAGCCCGCGCCGCCGCCCAACAAGCAATGGCCGCCCCGGGCATCTGCCGCCGCTAG